From the genome of Vicia villosa cultivar HV-30 ecotype Madison, WI linkage group LG2, Vvil1.0, whole genome shotgun sequence, one region includes:
- the LOC131646749 gene encoding uncharacterized protein LOC131646749 — protein sequence MDKKWMNADQLSKEYENGVLEFVKFAVEHVKDAGRMKCPCLGCCYGGRVDADGLKSHLLMHGIDRSYKCWIYHGEKINENVEPREKSNTTTYAPDDNDTDTYDCDRVKEIAEALEEVKPKSKANNITWIQVECPGQRNEVDCGFYMLQFMKEILLSNQIEIPSKYFDDFKCATYSKSKLDELKEEWCQFMIELKVV from the exons ATGGATAAAAAATGGATGAATGCCGATCAATTGTCAAAAGAGTACGAGAATGGGGTGTTGGAATTTGTTAAGTTTGCTGTTGAACACGTCAAAGACGCCGGTCGAATGAAATGTCCTTGTTTGGGTTGTTGTTATGGGGGTCGGGTTGACGCAGATGGATTGAAATCGCATTTACTGATGCATGGGATTGATCGAAGTTATAAGTGTTGGATATATCATGGTGAGAAAATTAACGAGAATGTTGAACCGAGGGAGAAAAGTAATACGACGACCTATGCTCCAGACGACAATGATACGGAtacatacgattgtgatcgagtcaaagagattgcagaagcacttgaagaagtaaagccAAAGAGTAAAGCCAACAACATCACATGGATTCAAGTGGag TGTCCTGGGCAGCGTAATGAAGTAGATTGTGGTTTTTATATGTTgcagtttatgaaagaaattcttCTTTCGAATCAAATAGAGATTCCGTCAAAG tactttgatgacttcaaGTGTGCTACTTACTCAAAATCTAAGTTGGATGAACTTAAGGAGGAATGGTGTCAATTCATGATTGAGTTGAAAGTTGTATAG
- the LOC131649955 gene encoding early nodulin-like protein 3, which translates to MDDGDSRFKLGDSGPYFFIIGNIDHCKQGQKIIVLVMAVRHRNPPPTVVAAPSPVSGLSPPLIHKSALDAPAPSPSKASSVGFGVVVWVGLIYNSTAATDKTVSTIEKPV; encoded by the coding sequence ATGGACGACGGAGATTCGAGATTCAAGCTCGGTGATTCGGGTCCGTATTTTTTCATCATTGGCAATATTGATCATTGTAAACAAGGGCAAAAGATTATTGTTTTAGTCATGGCAGTTAGACACCGTAACCCTCCTCCTACCGTGGTTGCAGCCCCGTCTCCCGTAAGTGGCTTGTCGCCACCTCTGATTCACAAGTCCGCTTTGGATGCTCCGGCGCCGTCTCCGTCGAAAGCAAGTTCGGTGGGTTTTGGTGTTGTGGTTTGGGTTGGTTTGATATACAATTCTACTGCTGCGACTGACAAAACAGTCTCTACTATTGAAAAACCTGTATAG